In Sphingobacterium sp. PCS056, the following proteins share a genomic window:
- the rimM gene encoding ribosome maturation factor RimM (Essential for efficient processing of 16S rRNA): MTIEESFYIGYISKTRGLKGELQLFFEFEDYQDLDFDVLFVEVNKKLVPYFVANIKYQTNSTAYLNLEDVDHIDKAQPLVRKKVYLPNDKMPERDPDDFRYTDLIGYLVIDEVHGELGEITHVQEMPQQFIATVDFNGKELMFPLNDDLMLGIDSEDQVLEVDLPEGLVELYKEI, translated from the coding sequence ATGACCATAGAAGAAAGTTTTTACATCGGTTATATTAGTAAAACACGAGGATTAAAAGGAGAGCTGCAGCTTTTTTTCGAATTTGAAGATTATCAAGATCTAGATTTTGATGTCTTATTTGTTGAAGTCAATAAAAAATTAGTTCCTTATTTTGTTGCTAATATTAAATACCAAACCAATAGTACCGCTTATTTGAATTTGGAAGATGTAGATCATATCGATAAAGCACAGCCCTTAGTCCGTAAGAAGGTATATCTGCCTAATGATAAAATGCCTGAACGTGATCCTGATGATTTCAGATATACGGATTTAATTGGGTATCTAGTGATTGATGAGGTACATGGAGAACTTGGAGAAATTACACATGTGCAAGAAATGCCACAACAATTTATAGCCACCGTTGATTTCAATGGCAAGGAGCTTATGTTCCCATTAAATGATGATTTAATGCTCGGTATTGATTCAGAAGATCAAGTATTGGAGGTTGATTTGCCCGAAGGCTTAGTTGAGTTGTATAAAGAAATTTAA
- a CDS encoding OmpW/AlkL family protein encodes MKKLLFATAVCLLSGLGISQAQETKDFDRWQIRLRGVGVVPIENADVSTIGGNVSISSQFIPELDFTYFFNKNIAAELILGTTKHKVSTTNSDLSAIGGSTNNNIDLGSVWLLPPTLTVQYHFYPSPSIKPYVGVGANYTIFYNEDAGNIVKNVKYDNAFGLATQLGVDINISKNFFVNLDVKHIFLKTDVNVDASNLATGLNIPAKVSINPFLLGFGLGVRF; translated from the coding sequence ATGAAAAAGTTATTATTTGCAACTGCTGTATGTTTATTATCCGGATTAGGAATAAGTCAGGCACAAGAAACTAAAGACTTTGATAGATGGCAGATACGTCTTAGAGGTGTAGGAGTTGTCCCTATCGAAAATGCTGATGTATCCACGATCGGCGGAAATGTTTCTATTTCAAGTCAGTTTATTCCTGAACTGGATTTCACTTACTTTTTTAACAAAAACATCGCGGCAGAATTGATTCTAGGAACCACGAAACACAAAGTATCCACTACAAATTCGGATTTATCGGCTATTGGTGGTAGCACGAATAATAATATTGACTTGGGGAGTGTTTGGTTGTTGCCACCAACTTTAACTGTTCAATATCATTTCTATCCTAGTCCATCTATTAAACCATATGTCGGTGTTGGGGCTAACTATACTATATTTTACAATGAAGATGCTGGAAATATAGTTAAAAACGTAAAATATGATAATGCCTTTGGGTTAGCAACTCAGTTGGGTGTTGACATTAACATTTCGAAAAATTTCTTTGTAAATCTTGATGTGAAACACATCTTTCTGAAAACAGATGTCAATGTGGATGCAAGTAACCTTGCAACTGGATTAAATATTCCTGCAAAGGTGAGCATAAATCCCTTTCTTCTAGGTTTTGGTCTAGGGGTAAGATTTTAG
- a CDS encoding UvrD-helicase domain-containing protein — MSLIAPLKILKASAGSGKTFSLTVHYLTLLLSKENSYREILAVTFTNKATAEMKERILSVLKGLALGDQSRKIQDYRSLLLTQFSQWNTSFIQEKAYRVYRKILHDYSHFTISTIDGFSQKVIRSFTYELNLDAAYKIEMNTSRVRQELTVMLNQLLDKRPDLLEWIIEFAEKKISNNENWNYRRELTNLANEIFSENFKEFDKHLLSQNSDKVFNTLNKEIENFTQVFLEALNEEIKSFTTTFKSLNIDPAELKGKSRNPIYSLSNATINVFKQSTSKLHEIITKYVDLMDKEDAFLNGKKEINYALKQALFPLLKNFKILQDKFSTYITYEAFQKNFYYLRLMKEMSDLLAQWRKENNAQLISDAQIQLNKLGLDQHGDPTFIWEKIGNRYQYFLFDEFQDTSRIQWKNYSPLLINALGNASGNISEHLIVGDVKQSIYRWRNGDWRILLQQAEKQVAQAFHISNEEDLKELIENGSLDVNYRSLPNIIHFNNYLFETIPSHIQKLLNEHIAADLSDEGQSWWNEMGYNHMIIKAYEGASQQVPKSKLQDKLQQGSITVKYLEVENNVRRSSQVEELAVSSLCQQIEEWITSGRYRANQIGILVRSNKQARLIIHELMNYRNEKQLQFEVISGDALALEANEGIQLLIETLKAFVFNSDKHVLYKAKLTHLYHIIQKGKSFSADVWLKFKENDVHSLQGELPKELLENWEHWQKLPLVHLVEKLIEAYGLTSLHNAHLPYILAFKDMIANFSANGERGINQFLIFWEEDGIKSVLPSSGKVDAIEVTTVHKSKGLAYDVVMIPFCNWTLDGMVNGNFWIDTEGTALEAIGKAPIKYTSSLGQSTLYQKYYEEMVFNYMDALNTFYVATTRAIEHLYISAPAFKQLIDKKTGEIIGVDVKNDLISDIVYQVLDNHRGDFTLVNNEINIDHIIPRQKSDQVEIGKIALEHYPVSKELDKAFDKSSQRTINSILLLDKASQYGVMAHEIMSIVTTQEEIETIINQYISEGIFTPAEKSAILHEVNQIWQHQQINMWLTGDFKIWNESAIITAKGETLRPDKVFTSEKETIVLDFKFTQSEAMSHQKQVKQYVRTLEELGYKNVKGFLFYAKSNDLVEVLLHAKN, encoded by the coding sequence ATGTCATTAATAGCTCCATTAAAAATATTAAAAGCCTCTGCAGGTTCTGGTAAAACGTTCAGCTTAACTGTACATTACCTAACGCTATTACTTTCAAAAGAAAACAGTTATCGAGAAATATTAGCTGTCACTTTTACAAATAAAGCAACGGCTGAGATGAAAGAAAGAATTTTATCCGTATTGAAGGGTTTGGCCTTGGGTGATCAAAGTAGAAAAATACAGGATTATAGAAGTTTATTGTTGACACAATTTTCACAATGGAATACAAGCTTCATTCAAGAAAAGGCGTACCGGGTCTATCGCAAGATTTTACATGATTATAGTCACTTTACCATTAGTACTATTGATGGATTTTCTCAAAAAGTTATTCGAAGTTTTACATATGAGCTCAATTTGGATGCAGCATATAAAATAGAAATGAATACCAGTAGGGTGCGACAAGAGCTTACTGTCATGTTAAACCAACTTTTGGATAAGCGTCCGGATCTACTGGAATGGATCATTGAATTTGCCGAAAAAAAGATATCAAATAATGAAAATTGGAACTACCGTAGAGAATTAACTAACTTGGCAAATGAAATCTTTTCAGAAAACTTCAAAGAATTTGACAAACATCTTTTATCACAAAATTCGGATAAAGTATTTAATACCTTAAATAAGGAAATAGAAAATTTTACTCAAGTATTCTTAGAAGCCCTAAACGAAGAGATCAAAAGTTTTACAACCACATTTAAATCCTTAAACATTGATCCTGCGGAGTTAAAGGGAAAAAGCAGAAATCCTATTTATTCGTTATCCAATGCAACGATCAATGTGTTCAAACAAAGTACGTCTAAACTCCATGAGATTATTACTAAATATGTTGATTTAATGGATAAGGAGGATGCTTTTTTAAACGGTAAGAAAGAAATCAATTACGCTTTGAAGCAAGCCTTATTCCCACTTCTAAAAAACTTTAAAATATTACAAGATAAATTCAGTACTTATATCACTTACGAAGCATTCCAAAAAAATTTTTACTATCTCCGTCTTATGAAAGAGATGAGTGACCTATTGGCACAGTGGCGTAAGGAAAACAATGCTCAATTAATTTCAGATGCTCAAATTCAATTGAATAAACTGGGATTAGATCAACATGGAGATCCTACTTTTATTTGGGAAAAAATCGGAAACCGTTACCAATATTTTCTTTTTGATGAGTTTCAAGATACTTCACGTATCCAGTGGAAAAATTACAGCCCATTATTAATCAACGCACTTGGAAATGCTTCTGGAAATATTTCAGAGCATTTAATTGTTGGAGATGTCAAACAAAGTATCTACCGTTGGAGAAATGGTGATTGGCGCATCTTACTGCAACAAGCAGAAAAACAAGTCGCCCAAGCCTTTCATATTTCAAATGAAGAAGACCTAAAAGAATTGATAGAAAATGGCTCCTTGGATGTCAACTATAGAAGTCTGCCCAATATTATCCATTTTAACAACTATTTATTTGAGACTATCCCAAGTCATATTCAAAAACTATTAAACGAGCATATTGCAGCTGATCTTAGCGATGAAGGACAATCTTGGTGGAATGAAATGGGTTATAACCATATGATTATAAAAGCTTACGAAGGCGCTTCACAACAAGTACCAAAGTCCAAACTCCAAGATAAGTTACAACAAGGTTCTATTACTGTCAAATATCTGGAAGTAGAAAACAATGTAAGAAGAAGCTCACAGGTGGAGGAACTTGCTGTGAGCTCCTTATGTCAACAAATTGAAGAGTGGATTACATCGGGCAGATATCGCGCAAATCAGATTGGAATTCTTGTACGATCAAATAAGCAGGCAAGATTGATCATCCATGAACTGATGAATTATAGAAATGAAAAACAGCTACAATTTGAAGTTATATCTGGAGATGCACTTGCATTAGAGGCAAATGAGGGGATACAATTACTGATTGAAACACTTAAGGCTTTTGTATTCAATAGTGATAAACATGTATTATATAAAGCAAAACTCACACATCTTTATCATATTATTCAAAAAGGGAAAAGTTTTAGTGCAGATGTCTGGTTAAAATTTAAAGAAAATGATGTTCATAGTTTGCAAGGAGAGCTACCAAAAGAACTGCTGGAAAACTGGGAGCACTGGCAGAAACTTCCTTTGGTCCATCTGGTTGAAAAGTTGATAGAAGCTTACGGATTGACTTCTTTACATAATGCCCATCTGCCTTATATATTGGCCTTTAAAGATATGATTGCTAATTTTTCGGCAAATGGAGAGCGCGGGATTAATCAATTTTTGATCTTTTGGGAAGAAGATGGTATAAAATCGGTATTACCCTCTTCTGGTAAAGTAGATGCTATTGAAGTGACCACAGTACACAAATCAAAGGGATTAGCTTATGATGTGGTTATGATTCCATTTTGCAATTGGACTTTAGATGGCATGGTCAATGGCAACTTCTGGATAGATACCGAAGGAACAGCTCTTGAAGCCATAGGGAAAGCACCGATTAAGTATACTTCTTCTCTAGGACAATCTACCCTATATCAGAAGTACTATGAAGAGATGGTTTTTAATTATATGGATGCACTCAATACGTTCTATGTTGCAACCACTCGAGCAATAGAACATCTTTATATATCCGCACCTGCTTTTAAACAGCTCATCGACAAAAAAACAGGAGAAATTATAGGCGTGGACGTAAAGAATGATTTAATCAGTGATATCGTCTATCAAGTATTGGATAATCATAGAGGAGACTTTACTTTAGTAAATAATGAAATAAACATCGATCATATCATACCTCGACAAAAAAGTGATCAGGTTGAAATAGGAAAAATCGCTCTGGAACACTATCCCGTTTCAAAAGAATTGGATAAGGCTTTTGATAAATCCTCACAACGTACCATTAACAGCATCTTATTACTTGACAAAGCCTCGCAATACGGTGTCATGGCGCATGAAATCATGTCCATTGTAACTACACAAGAGGAAATTGAAACCATCATTAATCAATATATTTCAGAAGGCATATTTACACCGGCTGAGAAATCTGCAATTCTTCATGAGGTCAATCAAATATGGCAACACCAACAAATCAATATGTGGCTGACTGGTGATTTTAAAATTTGGAATGAATCGGCCATCATCACTGCTAAAGGTGAAACCTTACGCCCCGACAAAGTATTTACTAGCGAAAAAGAGACGATTGTACTCGACTTTAAATTTACCCAAAGTGAAGCGATGTCCCATCAAAAGCAGGTGAAGCAATATGTCAGAACACTGGAGGAATTAGGCTATAAGAATGTAAAAGGATTCTTATTTTATGCCAAGTCAAATGATTTAGTAGAGGTTTTATTACATGCAAAAAATTAG
- a CDS encoding DUF2723 domain-containing protein: MSYQKVNNMLGWLCAIIATVVFIITAERTTSWWDTGEFIASAYKLQIVHQPGAPLFLMIQNIFSNFALGNVAQIAFWMNIGSAVCSGLTVLFLFWTITALGKKISHSDDKPIHRNQVIKIMGAGLVGALAYSFSDTFWYSAVESEVYAMSSLCTAVVFWAILKWEARANKPQADRWLIVIAYIIGLSIGVHLLNLLVIPAIALIIYFKKTDRTTLWGISKAMIIGLGVLALILWGVIQYLIKYAAKFDLFFVNTLGLAFGSGILVFVALILSTLIYGIYYSIRKGKVVLNTALLATCFILLGYSSFTMVLIRANANPSLNNNDPKNVFSFLGYLSREQYESEPLIKGPYFDANPTGVNERVDYRKDSHQYAAIKRSSSYQFDRETIFPRIYSQKPYHQYFYKGYLGIEEGRKANFADNLKFFFNYQIGHMYARYFLWNFVGRQNDQQGNGSLTEGNWLSGIKAIDNLHLGGQSKLSDEMIHNPTRNTYFFLPLLIGLAGAFWHFKRNKKDAIVVGLLFVFTGLAIVIYLNQSPLQPRERDYAYAGSFYAFAIWIGLGVFAISELLKKYANERNTALFATSLCLFAAPVILINQNWDDHNRSEKSLARDVAKNYLETCAPNAILFTYGDHDTFPLWYLQEVEGVRRDVRIVVISYLTSDWYFRQVKNATYQAAGLPITIPNEKVAKGIRESLPYHELNLVGSTDIKLLLDFLLSDSNDHKLQMRDGEYENFLPTKQLRLAVNKSEVIKNRVVPQEWENEISNQLEWTFGNDYVTRADLGLMSVLANNNWQRPIYFSSMVPSENLMGLDKYMVDEGFAKRLMPIDAKLSEGESLINIDKLYKNIVEKYAWGNINQATYIDTDSFRFAGMYAEEIFGKAARTLFAQGKTEQARQVAVKAFNELPQRLYSIADVTSYVDVIDTLYKTGESKFANQLVDRNLKFLTEHMDYYQQLATDKPETGLEVQNIKIALDSVDRYERILANTKEKGRYAYVADLSRKYKMIYLRD; encoded by the coding sequence ATGAGCTATCAGAAAGTGAACAATATGTTAGGCTGGCTATGTGCCATCATAGCAACAGTAGTTTTTATTATTACGGCTGAGCGGACAACAAGCTGGTGGGACACCGGTGAGTTTATTGCTTCAGCTTATAAACTCCAGATTGTTCATCAGCCAGGAGCACCATTGTTTCTGATGATACAGAATATCTTTTCAAATTTTGCATTAGGCAATGTGGCTCAGATTGCCTTTTGGATGAATATCGGATCTGCTGTATGCAGTGGTTTGACAGTATTATTTTTATTTTGGACCATTACAGCGTTAGGAAAAAAGATCAGTCATTCTGATGATAAACCAATTCATAGAAATCAAGTTATTAAAATTATGGGAGCAGGTCTTGTCGGTGCCTTAGCCTATAGTTTCTCCGATACATTTTGGTATTCAGCAGTAGAATCAGAGGTCTACGCGATGTCCTCCTTGTGTACTGCAGTAGTATTTTGGGCGATATTAAAGTGGGAAGCTCGCGCAAATAAACCACAAGCAGATCGATGGCTTATCGTTATCGCTTATATCATCGGACTATCAATTGGGGTTCATTTATTGAACTTATTGGTGATTCCAGCTATAGCTCTTATCATCTATTTCAAGAAAACAGACCGGACAACTTTATGGGGAATCAGTAAAGCAATGATAATTGGACTCGGAGTACTGGCATTAATTCTTTGGGGCGTGATTCAGTATCTCATTAAGTATGCCGCCAAATTTGATTTATTTTTTGTCAACACTCTCGGGCTGGCATTTGGGTCAGGGATATTGGTTTTTGTAGCGTTGATTCTATCAACATTAATTTATGGTATCTATTACTCCATAAGAAAGGGGAAAGTTGTGTTAAATACGGCATTACTAGCAACCTGCTTTATTCTTTTGGGATACAGTTCCTTTACCATGGTTCTGATTCGAGCGAATGCCAATCCTTCCCTAAACAATAATGACCCTAAAAATGTTTTTTCTTTCTTAGGTTATTTAAGTCGAGAACAGTACGAATCAGAACCATTGATAAAAGGTCCATATTTTGATGCAAATCCAACTGGAGTCAATGAACGTGTTGATTATAGAAAAGACAGTCATCAATATGCCGCAATAAAAAGGTCGTCCAGTTATCAATTTGATCGAGAAACCATATTTCCAAGGATTTATAGTCAGAAACCCTATCATCAATATTTTTATAAAGGCTATTTAGGAATTGAAGAAGGCCGAAAAGCCAATTTTGCTGATAATTTAAAATTCTTTTTTAATTATCAGATTGGACATATGTATGCGCGATATTTTCTATGGAATTTTGTTGGTCGCCAAAATGACCAACAAGGAAATGGTTCATTAACAGAAGGAAATTGGTTATCAGGTATTAAAGCTATTGACAATCTACATCTTGGAGGCCAATCCAAATTGTCTGATGAAATGATTCATAATCCAACTAGAAATACTTACTTTTTTCTTCCTTTATTGATAGGACTCGCTGGTGCATTTTGGCATTTTAAGAGGAATAAGAAGGATGCTATTGTCGTGGGACTATTATTTGTTTTTACAGGTTTGGCTATTGTTATATATTTAAATCAATCTCCATTACAACCACGTGAACGGGATTATGCTTATGCAGGATCATTTTATGCCTTTGCCATTTGGATTGGTTTAGGGGTATTTGCTATTTCAGAACTATTAAAAAAATATGCAAACGAAAGAAATACAGCCCTGTTCGCAACATCACTGTGTCTATTTGCTGCGCCAGTAATACTTATTAATCAAAATTGGGATGATCATAATCGATCTGAAAAATCCTTAGCAAGGGATGTTGCAAAAAATTATTTAGAAACTTGTGCTCCCAATGCAATTTTATTTACTTATGGTGATCATGATACTTTTCCATTATGGTATTTGCAAGAAGTAGAGGGTGTACGTCGAGATGTCAGGATAGTGGTCATTAGTTATTTGACTTCTGATTGGTACTTTCGGCAGGTGAAAAATGCAACTTATCAAGCTGCCGGATTACCGATAACCATTCCAAATGAAAAGGTGGCAAAAGGTATTCGAGAATCTTTGCCTTATCATGAACTGAATTTAGTAGGATCTACAGATATTAAATTATTGTTAGATTTCTTACTATCCGACAGTAATGATCATAAACTACAAATGAGAGATGGAGAATATGAAAACTTCTTGCCCACAAAACAACTTAGGCTTGCTGTCAATAAATCTGAGGTAATCAAAAATCGAGTAGTGCCGCAGGAATGGGAAAATGAAATATCAAATCAATTGGAGTGGACTTTTGGAAATGATTATGTAACACGGGCAGACCTAGGGCTGATGTCAGTTCTTGCCAATAACAATTGGCAAAGACCAATTTATTTTTCAAGCATGGTGCCTAGTGAAAACCTCATGGGATTGGACAAATACATGGTCGATGAGGGATTTGCCAAACGTCTGATGCCTATTGATGCAAAACTTTCAGAAGGGGAATCCCTAATAAATATAGATAAATTATACAAAAATATTGTTGAAAAATATGCTTGGGGAAATATAAACCAAGCAACTTATATTGATACAGATTCCTTCAGATTTGCAGGTATGTATGCAGAAGAAATCTTTGGAAAAGCAGCAAGAACTTTGTTTGCACAGGGTAAAACAGAACAAGCAAGACAAGTTGCTGTAAAAGCATTTAATGAGCTACCACAGCGTCTATACAGTATAGCTGATGTGACAAGTTATGTAGATGTTATTGATACTCTTTATAAAACTGGAGAAAGTAAATTTGCTAATCAACTTGTTGATCGTAATCTCAAATTTTTAACAGAACATATGGATTATTATCAACAATTGGCTACAGATAAACCCGAAACAGGACTAGAAGTTCAAAATATAAAAATTGCTCTTGACTCTGTTGATAGGTATGAACGGATACTCGCAAATACGAAAGAAAAAGGTCGGTATGCTTATGTTGCTGATCTGAGCAGAAAATATAAAATGATCTATCTAAGAGATTGA
- a CDS encoding 30S ribosomal protein S16: MATKIRLQRHGKKGRPFYHLVVADARAPRDGKFIDRIGSYNPNTNPATIVLDFEKALDWMNKGAQPTDTARTILSDKGVLYKKHLLGGVKKGAFDEAAADAKFVAWTEANDARIAGKKDGLANTKAETKKIALAAEAKKKEEKAAAIAAKNAPVAEETPAEETEAPAAEETEG, encoded by the coding sequence ATGGCAACTAAAATCAGATTGCAAAGACATGGTAAAAAAGGACGTCCTTTTTACCACTTAGTAGTAGCAGATGCACGTGCTCCACGTGATGGTAAATTCATCGACCGTATTGGTTCTTACAACCCGAACACAAATCCAGCGACTATCGTTTTGGATTTTGAAAAAGCTTTGGATTGGATGAATAAAGGTGCTCAACCTACTGACACAGCTCGTACTATCCTTTCGGATAAAGGTGTTTTATACAAAAAACACTTATTAGGCGGTGTTAAAAAAGGTGCATTTGATGAGGCTGCTGCTGATGCTAAATTTGTTGCTTGGACTGAAGCTAATGATGCAAGAATCGCTGGTAAAAAAGACGGTTTAGCTAATACAAAAGCTGAAACTAAGAAAATTGCATTAGCTGCTGAAGCTAAGAAAAAAGAAGAAAAAGCTGCTGCTATTGCTGCTAAAAATGCTCCAGTTGCAGAGGAAACTCCTGCAGAAGAAACTGAAGCTCCTGCTGCAGAAGAAACTGAAGGATAA
- a CDS encoding methylenetetrahydrofolate reductase, with protein sequence MKIVDHISNAKGKTLFSFELLPPAKGQGIQSIFKTMDALMEFKPPFIDVTYHREDYMYKKHESGLLERVAYRKRPGTVAICAAIMNKYKVDAVPHLICGGFTKEETENALIDLNFLGIDNVLVLRGDARKGDSDFIPTDGGHAFATDLLQQVVDMNQGQYLHEDIAISEKTNFCIGVAGYPEKHFEAPNFNTDFKWLKKKVEMGAEFIVTQMFFNVEKYKEFVTKCRENGIHVPIIPGLKPLTTKKQLITLPKIFHLDIPEELSEAVSACKSNADVRQVGEEWLVQQCKELIDFGAPVLHFYTMSNPGPTKSIVEKLF encoded by the coding sequence ATGAAAATCGTTGATCATATCAGTAATGCCAAAGGAAAAACTTTGTTTTCTTTTGAATTGTTGCCTCCAGCCAAGGGGCAAGGTATCCAGAGTATTTTTAAAACAATGGATGCACTTATGGAATTCAAGCCTCCCTTTATCGATGTGACTTATCATAGAGAAGACTATATGTATAAGAAACACGAAAGCGGTTTATTAGAGCGTGTGGCTTATCGTAAACGTCCAGGAACAGTTGCTATCTGTGCCGCTATTATGAATAAGTATAAAGTGGATGCTGTTCCTCATCTTATATGTGGAGGATTTACGAAAGAAGAAACGGAGAATGCATTAATTGATCTAAATTTCTTAGGTATTGATAATGTACTGGTACTAAGGGGAGATGCACGAAAAGGTGATTCTGATTTTATTCCAACAGATGGTGGACATGCATTTGCAACGGATTTATTGCAACAGGTCGTTGATATGAATCAGGGACAATATCTCCATGAAGATATTGCTATATCTGAAAAAACAAACTTTTGTATTGGTGTCGCGGGTTATCCAGAGAAACATTTTGAAGCGCCAAACTTCAATACAGATTTCAAATGGTTAAAAAAGAAAGTAGAAATGGGAGCAGAATTTATCGTGACCCAAATGTTTTTTAATGTAGAAAAATACAAAGAGTTTGTTACAAAATGTAGAGAAAATGGTATTCATGTTCCTATTATACCCGGATTGAAACCGTTGACAACTAAAAAGCAATTGATTACCCTACCTAAGATTTTCCATTTGGATATTCCCGAAGAATTGAGTGAAGCGGTCTCCGCATGTAAAAGTAATGCTGATGTAAGACAAGTGGGAGAAGAATGGCTAGTACAGCAGTGTAAAGAATTAATCGATTTCGGGGCTCCCGTTTTACATTTTTACACCATGAGTAATCCTGGGCCGACAAAAAGTATTGTAGAAAAGTTATTCTAA
- a CDS encoding glutamine--tRNA ligase/YqeY domain fusion protein, with protein MINEEKSLNFIEEIIEEDLRNGAHDGRVLTRFPPEPNGYLHIGHAKSICLNFGLGQKYNGKTNLRFDDTNPVTEDTEYVESIKNDIQWLGFSWAQELYTSDYFDTLYQYAVDLIKKDLAYVDDSTAEEIAAAKGTPTEPGVPTPNRSRSIEESLVLFQEMKDGKYQDGEKVLRAKIDLANPNMHLRDPLLYRIKHAHHHRTGNKWCIYPMYDFAHGQSDSIEKITHSICTLEFIPHRALYDWCIEKLEIYPSKQYEFARLNMTYTVMSKRKLLQLVNDKFVESWDDPRMPTISGLRRRGYTPASIRAFCDKIGVAKRENMIDVSLLEFCIREDLNKTAWRRMAVLDPIKLVITNLPTDHIEELHGENNPEVEGGEGSRMIPFSNELWIERDDFMEDAPKKFFRLGPGLSVRLKNAYIVTCHDFVKDANGQVIEVHCTYVPNSKSGEDTSGMKVKGTIHWVSVPHAKETEIRLYDRLFNDENPAASENFKESINPDSLKISKAYIEPDLLNAIPGKGYQFIRLGYFTLDTSSSPDHLVFNRTVGLKDSWAKEVKKGQ; from the coding sequence ATGATAAACGAGGAGAAATCATTAAATTTTATTGAAGAAATTATCGAAGAGGATCTTCGTAATGGGGCACATGATGGACGTGTATTAACACGTTTCCCTCCCGAGCCAAACGGCTATCTTCACATCGGTCATGCTAAATCTATTTGCTTAAACTTTGGTTTAGGTCAGAAATACAATGGCAAGACTAACTTACGTTTTGACGACACTAACCCTGTTACAGAGGATACAGAATACGTTGAAAGCATTAAAAACGACATTCAATGGCTTGGCTTTAGCTGGGCACAGGAATTATATACTTCGGATTATTTTGATACTTTATATCAATATGCTGTAGACTTAATCAAAAAAGATCTGGCGTATGTAGATGATAGTACTGCCGAAGAAATTGCGGCAGCAAAAGGTACACCAACTGAGCCTGGAGTTCCTACCCCGAATCGTAGTCGTAGTATTGAAGAGAGCTTGGTTCTTTTTCAAGAAATGAAAGATGGTAAATACCAAGATGGTGAAAAAGTATTGCGTGCTAAAATAGATCTTGCCAATCCAAATATGCACTTGCGTGATCCTTTATTATACCGCATCAAGCATGCACATCACCACCGCACTGGTAACAAATGGTGCATCTATCCTATGTATGATTTTGCTCACGGACAATCAGATTCCATTGAAAAAATCACACATTCCATTTGTACACTGGAATTTATTCCACACCGTGCGCTATATGATTGGTGTATTGAAAAACTAGAGATTTACCCTTCTAAACAATATGAATTTGCTCGCCTTAACATGACTTATACTGTGATGAGTAAGCGTAAGCTATTGCAATTGGTCAATGATAAATTTGTCGAAAGTTGGGACGATCCGCGTATGCCGACAATTTCTGGTCTGCGTAGAAGAGGTTATACACCGGCGAGTATTCGTGCATTCTGTGATAAAATCGGTGTCGCTAAACGCGAAAACATGATTGATGTAAGTTTGTTAGAATTCTGTATTCGTGAGGATTTGAATAAAACAGCATGGAGAAGAATGGCTGTCTTGGATCCTATTAAATTAGTGATTACTAATCTCCCGACCGACCATATAGAAGAGTTACATGGTGAAAATAACCCTGAGGTTGAAGGTGGCGAAGGTTCACGTATGATCCCTTTTTCAAATGAATTATGGATCGAACGTGATGACTTTATGGAAGATGCTCCAAAGAAATTTTTCCGTTTAGGCCCTGGTCTATCTGTACGTTTAAAAAATGCCTATATCGTAACCTGCCATGACTTCGTCAAAGACGCAAATGGTCAAGTAATTGAGGTTCATTGTACCTATGTCCCTAATTCAAAATCTGGAGAAGATACTTCCGGGATGAAGGTAAAAGGTACCATTCACTGGGTTTCTGTTCCACATGCTAAGGAAACTGAAATTAGATTATATGATCGTTTATTTAACGATGAAAACCCTGCTGCATCTGAAAATTTTAAAGAATCGATTAATCCCGATAGTTTAAAAATTAGCAAAGCATATATAGAACCTGATTTGTTAAATGCGATACCGGGAAAAGGATATCAATTCATCCGACTGGGATATTTCACTTTAGATACCTCTTCGTCACCAGATCATTTGGTCTTCAACCGTACAGTTGGGCTAAAAGATTCTTGGGCCAAAGAAGTGAAAAAAGGTCAATAA